Proteins found in one Methanospirillum hungatei JF-1 genomic segment:
- a CDS encoding Rpn family recombination-promoting nuclease/putative transposase, which produces MSPRYDFTFRLLFGDPNNSDILLDLLNAILPDHFQSGVCTDPHLLLPDTKKECILDIKALADSKVHVDIEMQVLDLKSMEKRTIVINILDYMLMPVEDLHTCFQAYDKTHDILMSDVFEIHFLELPKVHRCRVPYEGTDLLSWLTFLNAYTEEEIIMVTEGKPAIQKAYNNLQIMSLDEETRRLYEAREMFLHDQATRMYEAKEEGLEEGMKKGREEERKEVAKNLLSKGMDDEFVMETTGLDQSIIDKLKKSLSLPTQ; this is translated from the coding sequence ATGTCACCCCGATATGATTTTACTTTCCGGTTACTCTTTGGAGATCCGAATAACTCTGACATCCTCCTTGATCTTCTGAATGCTATCCTTCCGGATCATTTTCAGAGTGGTGTGTGCACCGATCCACATCTGCTCTTACCTGATACAAAAAAGGAGTGCATCCTGGACATCAAGGCATTAGCAGATTCCAAAGTTCATGTTGATATTGAGATGCAGGTGCTCGATCTAAAATCAATGGAAAAACGCACCATCGTGATAAATATCCTGGATTATATGCTGATGCCTGTTGAAGATCTTCATACCTGCTTTCAGGCATATGACAAAACCCATGATATCCTCATGAGTGACGTCTTTGAAATTCATTTCCTTGAGCTCCCAAAGGTTCATAGGTGCAGGGTACCATATGAAGGTACAGATCTCCTATCGTGGCTTACATTTTTAAATGCATATACGGAGGAGGAGATAATTATGGTGACTGAAGGCAAACCCGCAATACAAAAAGCGTATAATAATCTTCAGATTATGAGCCTTGATGAAGAGACCCGACGGCTCTATGAAGCAAGAGAGATGTTTCTTCATGATCAGGCTACACGTATGTATGAAGCGAAAGAGGAGGGACTGGAAGAGGGCATGAAGAAGGGAAGGGAGGAAGAAAGAAAAGAAGTAGCAAAAAACCTCCTTTCCAAGGGCATGGATGATGAGTTCGTAATGGAAACAACCGGACTGGACCAGTCAATCATCGATAAACTTAAAAAATCCCTCTCCCTCCCGACCCAATAA
- the katG gene encoding catalase/peroxidase HPI, whose translation MADNKKSPETGGITMQIPGKGRTNRDWWPDQLNLKILSQNSPLSNPLGQKFNYRVEFSKLDLAAVKQDLRDLMTSSQDWWPADFGHYGPLFIRMAWHSAGTYRTFDGRGGASGGEQRFPPLNSWPDNVNLDKARRLLWPIKQKYGQKISWADLMILAGNVALESMGFKTFGFGGGREDVWEPQEDTYWGSEDTWLGDKRYSGDRELEKPLAAVQMGLIYVNPEGPDGNPDPVAAARDIREVFARMAMNDEETVALIAGGHAFGKTHGAGPASHLGPEPEAAGIEEQGLGWKNSFGTGKGNDTITSGIEITWTPTPTKWSNNFFRVLFSYEWELTKSPAGAYQWKPKGEAGAGTVPDPHDPKKRHAPGMLTTDLALRFDPIYEKISRRFYENPELFADAFARAWFKLTHRDMGPKTRYLGPEVPDEDLIWQDPIPAINHPLIDDQDIALLKSRILASGLSISRLVYTAWAAASTFRGSDKRGGANGARIRLDPQKNWEVNEPEELANVLKILEGIQHEFNQNAPGGKRVSLADLIVLGGCAGIEQAAKNAGYSVTVPFTPGRMDAVQEQTDAASFAVLEPMADGFRNYAKRHLPMKPEAMLIDKAQLLMLTAPEMTVLIGGMRVLNTNFGQTKHGVFTDKPETLTNDYFVHLLDMGTEWTPVSETEDLYEGRDRRTGEIRWTGTRVDLIFGSNSQLRALAEVYACSDGKDKFIQDFVAAWAKVMNLDRFDRIQ comes from the coding sequence ATGGCTGATAACAAGAAATCCCCTGAAACTGGCGGGATAACCATGCAGATACCCGGCAAAGGGAGAACAAACCGTGACTGGTGGCCGGACCAGCTGAACCTGAAGATCCTCTCCCAGAACTCTCCACTCTCTAATCCACTTGGCCAGAAATTCAATTATCGCGTAGAATTTAGTAAGTTGGACCTTGCAGCGGTGAAACAAGACCTGAGGGATCTGATGACCAGTTCCCAGGATTGGTGGCCGGCTGACTTTGGGCATTACGGGCCTTTGTTTATCCGAATGGCATGGCATAGTGCCGGTACTTACCGGACCTTTGATGGCCGGGGTGGCGCTAGTGGCGGAGAACAGCGGTTTCCCCCGCTCAACAGCTGGCCGGACAATGTGAATCTAGACAAAGCCAGACGCCTTCTTTGGCCGATAAAGCAGAAATATGGTCAGAAGATCTCATGGGCAGACCTTATGATTCTTGCCGGAAATGTCGCCCTTGAGTCGATGGGATTTAAAACATTCGGCTTTGGAGGAGGACGTGAGGATGTCTGGGAACCTCAGGAAGATACATACTGGGGATCTGAAGATACGTGGCTTGGAGATAAGCGGTATTCAGGGGACCGTGAACTTGAAAAGCCTCTGGCTGCCGTTCAGATGGGGCTTATTTATGTCAACCCTGAAGGTCCGGATGGCAACCCGGATCCTGTTGCAGCAGCTAGGGATATCCGTGAGGTTTTCGCCCGGATGGCCATGAATGATGAAGAGACGGTTGCACTCATCGCCGGTGGCCATGCCTTTGGAAAAACCCATGGTGCCGGTCCTGCATCTCATCTGGGACCTGAACCAGAAGCTGCCGGAATTGAGGAGCAGGGGCTTGGATGGAAGAATAGTTTTGGTACCGGGAAGGGAAACGACACCATCACGAGTGGCATTGAGATCACCTGGACTCCCACACCAACGAAATGGAGTAATAATTTCTTCAGGGTTCTCTTTAGTTACGAATGGGAGTTGACAAAGAGCCCGGCCGGAGCATATCAGTGGAAACCAAAGGGAGAGGCAGGAGCCGGGACTGTTCCTGATCCCCATGACCCGAAGAAACGACATGCTCCGGGAATGCTGACGACCGATCTGGCTCTCAGGTTTGATCCCATATATGAGAAGATATCAAGACGATTTTACGAGAACCCGGAGTTATTTGCAGATGCTTTTGCCCGGGCCTGGTTCAAACTGACACACCGGGATATGGGCCCGAAGACCCGATATCTTGGCCCGGAGGTCCCGGATGAAGATCTCATTTGGCAGGATCCCATCCCGGCAATCAACCACCCGCTGATTGATGACCAGGATATCGCTCTTCTCAAGAGCAGGATTCTTGCATCAGGTCTTTCTATCTCCCGGCTGGTATATACCGCCTGGGCCGCTGCATCGACGTTCCGTGGATCTGATAAACGCGGAGGTGCAAACGGTGCACGAATCAGGCTTGATCCACAGAAGAACTGGGAAGTGAACGAACCTGAAGAATTGGCAAACGTGCTGAAGATACTCGAGGGGATCCAGCATGAATTTAACCAGAATGCTCCCGGCGGAAAGAGAGTCTCTCTTGCTGATCTCATCGTTCTGGGAGGCTGTGCTGGTATTGAGCAGGCTGCAAAGAATGCCGGATATTCTGTTACAGTTCCATTCACTCCCGGACGGATGGATGCCGTGCAGGAACAGACCGATGCAGCATCATTTGCTGTGCTTGAACCGATGGCAGACGGGTTCAGGAACTATGCAAAACGTCATCTTCCCATGAAACCCGAGGCCATGCTGATCGACAAAGCCCAGCTGCTGATGCTTACTGCTCCGGAGATGACCGTGCTTATTGGAGGTATGCGGGTTTTGAATACCAATTTCGGGCAGACAAAACACGGGGTTTTTACCGATAAGCCTGAAACTCTGACGAATGATTATTTCGTACATCTCCTTGATATGGGAACGGAATGGACTCCGGTTTCAGAGACAGAAGACCTCTATGAAGGACGGGACCGCAGAACCGGAGAAATTAGGTGGACCGGAACACGAGTCGATCTCATCTTTGGATCGAACTCCCAGCTTCGGGCTCTTGCTGAGGTATATGCATGTTCAGATGGAAAAGATAAGTTTATTCAGGACTTTGTTGCGGCATGGGCCAAGGTGATGAACCTGGATCGGTTTGATCGTATTCAATGA
- a CDS encoding ABC transporter substrate binding protein gives MDRSPTIHTILRLFALLVMALLLSKSIGAASNQDNGQFILVLHSYNPTLTWTANISQGILAGMGPLPANTSISFEYLNWKNYPTEENLNLVEDLLRYRYKNLPVDLLITTDDAALIFGLKHRTEIFSDAPIIFTALNGFDEIRPDTYPKTTGVIEAINPEDTIDSIFRLFPDTKHILVLCEYTESGKGIAEIIRKASRNYQNRAVFTYIGDITTGEVYEEIRNQTPGTAILIGSWSVDKTGAIVDIGQFAEKVAAISPVPVFNLYDFNTGRGTVGGSILSGYRQGYIAGQMASEILSGKEISQIPIVGTDATQLIFDYAVLERFKVPKERIPPGSILLHTPPAFIEQYYGFIMAALLVIIILAAALITLLSIMLVRRRTEKLMMTLLDALPGYAFLKDRNGVYQYANQTLCDTIGLRADEIKGKTDYDLFPHEIATRYQEQDDTVIASGKPLFIPEETIPEKSGTKIPLTVRKVPITDAKGSVTGVIGLAFDITEQKAAREELLESHEKYYNLFELGKEAIFLIDQSTGEILEANLFAVEMYGYQKSELIGMNITSLSAEPDTTRILSSEVRTGTFAIPLRYHQKKSGVRFPVEIIGRVFDWKGKIWIVAAIRDISERLRTENAIRKATEKLNLFNYLTRTTMNNQLFILRGYLDFAADIVRDSDAEKYLERSRSAVRSIDRLVLFMKNYQDMGLKPAVWQNVEEVFIYAISHLSMGGITREIFVKGLFIYADPFLEKVFLHLVENSITHGERVTIIGIRTEQDGEDLLLIYEDNGIGVPSDYKEQILSLNLEGKAGIGLILVREILAITGISITETGEYGTGARFVMRVPKGNYRFESGIT, from the coding sequence ATGGACAGGTCCCCCACCATCCACACAATACTCCGGCTTTTCGCACTGCTGGTCATGGCTCTTCTTCTTTCAAAAAGCATTGGAGCCGCATCCAATCAGGACAACGGGCAGTTCATCCTGGTCCTGCATTCCTATAACCCAACTCTGACCTGGACGGCAAATATATCCCAGGGTATCCTGGCAGGAATGGGGCCATTGCCGGCAAATACCTCCATCTCATTTGAATACCTGAACTGGAAGAACTACCCAACTGAAGAGAACCTGAACCTTGTCGAAGACCTTCTACGATACCGATACAAAAACCTACCGGTGGATCTCCTCATAACCACCGACGATGCCGCACTCATCTTTGGGCTGAAGCACCGTACCGAAATCTTTTCAGATGCACCGATAATCTTCACCGCGCTGAATGGATTTGATGAGATACGGCCAGACACATACCCAAAAACTACCGGTGTTATCGAAGCAATAAACCCGGAAGATACCATTGACAGCATTTTCCGCCTTTTTCCAGATACAAAGCATATCCTGGTACTCTGTGAATATACAGAATCCGGAAAAGGAATTGCAGAGATCATCAGGAAAGCCAGCCGAAACTATCAGAATCGGGCAGTGTTCACCTACATCGGTGATATCACAACCGGGGAAGTATATGAGGAGATCCGAAACCAGACACCAGGAACGGCCATCCTGATTGGTTCATGGTCGGTGGATAAAACCGGTGCCATCGTAGACATCGGTCAGTTTGCAGAGAAAGTAGCAGCAATAAGCCCGGTTCCGGTTTTCAACCTCTATGATTTTAATACCGGACGGGGAACCGTTGGAGGGAGTATCCTTTCCGGATACAGGCAGGGATATATTGCCGGTCAGATGGCCTCGGAGATACTGTCAGGAAAAGAGATATCTCAAATTCCGATTGTGGGAACTGATGCAACCCAGTTGATATTTGATTATGCCGTTCTGGAACGATTTAAGGTGCCAAAGGAGCGTATCCCTCCGGGAAGCATCCTCCTGCATACGCCACCGGCATTCATTGAGCAGTATTACGGGTTTATCATGGCTGCCCTGCTTGTTATCATAATCCTGGCTGCTGCTCTTATTACCCTCCTTTCCATTATGCTTGTTCGGAGAAGAACTGAAAAGTTAATGATGACCCTTCTTGATGCACTTCCCGGATATGCTTTTTTGAAAGACAGGAATGGAGTATACCAGTATGCAAACCAGACCTTGTGTGATACGATAGGTCTGAGGGCAGATGAGATAAAGGGAAAGACCGATTATGACCTGTTCCCTCATGAAATCGCAACCAGATACCAGGAGCAGGATGACACTGTCATTGCATCAGGAAAGCCGCTCTTTATCCCGGAAGAGACTATCCCTGAAAAATCTGGAACAAAGATACCGCTCACCGTGAGAAAAGTGCCTATTACCGATGCAAAAGGATCTGTCACCGGAGTAATCGGGCTTGCATTTGACATCACCGAGCAGAAGGCAGCACGGGAAGAACTTCTGGAGAGCCACGAGAAATACTATAACCTCTTTGAACTTGGAAAAGAGGCAATTTTCCTCATTGATCAAAGCACCGGAGAGATACTAGAAGCAAACCTCTTTGCCGTCGAGATGTATGGATACCAGAAGAGTGAACTCATCGGGATGAATATCACCTCATTATCTGCAGAGCCAGATACTACCAGAATACTTTCATCAGAAGTCCGGACCGGAACATTTGCCATTCCCCTGCGATATCATCAGAAAAAATCAGGCGTACGGTTTCCAGTGGAGATTATCGGCCGGGTCTTTGATTGGAAAGGAAAGATATGGATTGTTGCTGCCATTCGGGATATATCAGAACGGCTGCGGACTGAGAATGCAATCAGAAAAGCCACGGAGAAACTCAATCTCTTCAATTATCTCACCCGCACCACCATGAACAACCAGCTCTTCATTCTTCGGGGGTATCTTGACTTTGCTGCTGATATCGTCCGGGATTCTGATGCTGAAAAATACCTTGAACGGAGCCGGAGTGCTGTCCGATCCATCGACCGTCTCGTCCTCTTCATGAAAAATTACCAGGATATGGGATTAAAACCGGCAGTCTGGCAGAATGTTGAGGAAGTATTCATCTATGCCATATCTCACCTGAGTATGGGAGGAATTACCAGGGAGATTTTCGTGAAAGGGCTCTTCATCTATGCTGATCCATTCCTGGAAAAGGTGTTTCTGCACCTTGTCGAAAACTCCATCACACATGGTGAACGGGTAACAATAATCGGCATCAGGACAGAACAGGACGGAGAGGATCTGCTGCTCATATACGAAGATAACGGGATTGGGGTTCCTTCAGACTACAAGGAGCAGATCTTATCCCTGAACCTTGAAGGAAAAGCAGGAATAGGGCTCATACTGGTCAGGGAGATCCTCGCAATAACCGGAATTTCCATAACCGAAACAGGAGAGTATGGAACCGGTGCCAGGTTTGTGATGCGGGTTCCCAAAGGAAATTACCGGTTTGAGAGCGGCATTACATGA
- a CDS encoding DNA-directed DNA polymerase II large subunit, which produces MADISPRMQEYYDRLNAGLAQAMEVAKTARKTGLDPETVVEIPIANDLADRVEAQVGIPGVAQMIRELEAVMSREEASLHIGDYFAEKKFGETTKEEILDHAIRTAMALLTEGVVSAPIEGIAKVAVKKNDDGSEYLAIYYAGPIRSAGGTAQALSVLVGDYVRRILGMSRYMPREEEIERYIEEIRQYNSIMSLQYLPSEREIRLIISNCPVCIDGEPTEKEEVSGHRNLERVETNTVRGGMALVIAEGLALKAPKVLKNVRKMKMDGWDWLEEMIQATAGSSSSEEKEVGIHPKDKFLRDLIGGRPVFSYPMREGGFRLVYGRSRNTGLAAAGLNPATLHILGDFLAVGTQMKIERPGKAAGISPVDSIQGPTVRLINGDVVRIHDAKRARELSSQVSHIIDVGEILISYGEFMENNHVLVPSAYCESWWRLEGGTTRPADEDEAILQCESGLYLHPDYLYLWDDLKPAEIRSLAEFIHKHGTLADKTLILPLDPTIKEYLERVLCEHQVREGMIRITPCRIVLKCLGLDSSLALSDSWEKELPESALDLVQFLSGMKMRSKAGTRIGGRMGRPGKSKPREMKPAPHVLFPVGEAGGSRRSVQEASKFSYQANTEGGNLQLEMGVRRCPACGTESYKNRCSCGTHTEPVLSCSRCGIEVQGPVCPQCGMEPTSVRQYTVNVRQMLQQAFADLGMRDRDVELVKGVKGLVSRNKPVELIEKGVIRAANKLFVFKDGTVRFDIIDMPLTHFRPREIGVSVERLRELGYLQDIYGVPLQNPDQVLELPPQDILVPEGCGDYLFSCTRFIDTLLEKVYGLPPFYNLETRSDLVGHLVIGLAPHTSAGVLARIIGFSKANVGYGHPFFHAAKRRNCFHGDTLIEIYADGILEEIPIRRFVLEHLDLSQAGVDALGTFYADPVRPAHVRSVDTGGIPHLRKITSVSVHKAPANLIQFSTSRGKNLLVTPDHAMLVWDVSYLRKIRALEVKIGDAVPVWESGVVISDRIVSIDYVPCEDERVYCLTVDRDHNVVGNGIFTGQCDGDEDCVMLLLDGLINFSRSFLPVTRGGSMDAPLVLTSRIDPTEIDKESHNLDVCATYPIEVYETALRYGNAKDVESLVDRVERRLNTPAQIEGFFFTHDTSDISAGPLETMYTQLQSMLDKLDCELSLAKRIRAVDEHDVAERVLKTHFIRDLQGNLSAFSKQKFRCTKCNTSYRRMPLAGKCKCGGNIIPTVHEGSVKKYLQMSRQICEEYNITEYTRQRIEVIDMNIESTFGEEKVEQMGLADFM; this is translated from the coding sequence ATGGCAGACATATCACCCCGGATGCAGGAATATTATGACCGGCTGAATGCAGGTCTTGCACAGGCGATGGAGGTTGCGAAGACCGCCAGGAAGACTGGACTCGACCCTGAGACGGTTGTCGAGATCCCAATTGCAAATGATCTGGCAGACCGGGTTGAGGCCCAGGTGGGTATCCCCGGTGTGGCCCAGATGATCCGTGAACTTGAAGCGGTCATGTCCCGAGAAGAGGCGTCCCTTCATATTGGCGATTATTTTGCAGAAAAGAAGTTTGGAGAGACGACAAAAGAAGAGATCCTGGATCATGCAATCCGGACTGCCATGGCTCTCCTCACCGAAGGGGTCGTTTCTGCACCCATAGAAGGAATTGCCAAGGTTGCGGTGAAGAAAAATGATGACGGATCTGAATACCTTGCTATTTACTATGCAGGTCCCATCCGGAGTGCCGGAGGAACGGCACAGGCTCTTTCCGTCCTGGTCGGTGATTATGTCCGGAGAATTCTGGGCATGTCACGATACATGCCACGGGAAGAGGAGATTGAACGGTATATCGAGGAGATCAGGCAGTATAACTCCATCATGAGTCTGCAGTATCTCCCATCCGAACGCGAGATCCGGCTTATCATCAGTAACTGTCCAGTCTGTATTGATGGTGAACCGACTGAAAAGGAAGAGGTATCAGGTCATCGGAATCTGGAACGGGTTGAGACAAACACCGTCCGGGGAGGAATGGCCCTTGTCATCGCCGAAGGTCTTGCCTTAAAAGCACCAAAAGTCCTAAAAAACGTCAGAAAAATGAAGATGGACGGCTGGGACTGGCTTGAAGAGATGATCCAGGCCACTGCCGGAAGCTCATCATCAGAAGAAAAGGAGGTGGGCATTCACCCGAAAGATAAATTTCTCAGGGATTTAATCGGAGGAAGACCCGTCTTTTCATACCCGATGCGGGAGGGGGGATTCAGGCTGGTATATGGCCGCTCACGGAATACCGGCCTTGCTGCAGCGGGTCTGAATCCTGCAACCCTGCATATTCTTGGGGATTTTCTCGCCGTCGGAACCCAGATGAAGATAGAAAGGCCGGGAAAAGCTGCCGGAATCTCCCCGGTTGACAGCATTCAGGGCCCGACGGTCAGACTCATCAATGGTGATGTGGTCAGGATCCATGATGCAAAACGAGCCAGGGAACTCTCATCCCAGGTCAGTCATATCATCGATGTTGGTGAAATACTCATCAGTTATGGCGAGTTCATGGAGAACAATCATGTGCTTGTCCCGTCTGCGTACTGTGAGTCCTGGTGGCGTCTTGAAGGAGGCACCACCCGTCCGGCAGATGAAGATGAGGCTATTCTCCAATGTGAGTCCGGATTATACCTCCATCCTGATTACCTCTACCTCTGGGATGATCTCAAACCTGCCGAGATTAGGAGCCTTGCTGAGTTTATTCACAAGCATGGCACGCTCGCTGATAAAACCCTCATTCTCCCGCTTGATCCCACGATAAAGGAGTATCTGGAGCGTGTGCTCTGTGAACACCAGGTGAGGGAAGGTATGATCCGTATCACCCCATGCAGGATAGTTCTCAAATGTCTGGGGCTTGACAGCTCCCTTGCTCTCTCCGATTCCTGGGAGAAGGAACTCCCTGAGTCCGCGTTGGATCTCGTGCAGTTTCTCTCCGGAATGAAGATGAGATCAAAGGCAGGGACCAGGATCGGGGGACGAATGGGAAGACCAGGGAAATCAAAGCCCCGGGAGATGAAACCTGCCCCCCATGTACTCTTTCCGGTCGGGGAAGCAGGAGGGTCCCGGCGGTCAGTGCAGGAAGCCTCCAAATTCTCCTACCAGGCAAATACCGAAGGGGGGAACCTGCAGCTTGAGATGGGTGTCAGGCGATGTCCTGCCTGTGGGACTGAGTCATACAAAAACCGGTGCTCATGTGGAACCCATACTGAACCGGTCTTGTCATGTTCACGATGCGGAATTGAGGTCCAGGGACCGGTATGCCCCCAGTGTGGCATGGAGCCCACATCAGTCAGGCAGTACACCGTCAATGTCCGGCAGATGTTGCAGCAGGCTTTTGCTGACCTTGGCATGCGGGATCGGGATGTTGAACTGGTGAAAGGTGTCAAAGGACTTGTATCACGTAATAAGCCGGTCGAGCTCATAGAAAAAGGGGTGATCCGGGCTGCAAACAAGCTCTTTGTCTTCAAAGACGGGACAGTCAGGTTTGATATCATTGATATGCCGCTCACCCACTTCAGGCCCAGAGAGATTGGTGTTTCGGTTGAGAGACTGCGGGAATTAGGGTATCTGCAGGATATATATGGAGTTCCCCTGCAGAATCCTGACCAGGTTCTTGAACTGCCCCCCCAGGATATTCTTGTACCGGAGGGCTGTGGGGACTACCTCTTCTCCTGCACCCGGTTTATTGACACACTGCTCGAGAAGGTCTATGGCCTTCCTCCCTTTTACAACCTTGAAACGCGGAGTGATCTCGTCGGCCACCTGGTCATCGGTCTTGCTCCCCACACCAGTGCCGGTGTCCTTGCCCGGATCATCGGATTTTCAAAAGCAAATGTGGGATATGGACATCCGTTCTTCCATGCTGCGAAACGGAGGAACTGTTTTCATGGAGACACCCTTATCGAGATTTATGCGGACGGGATCCTGGAGGAGATTCCGATCAGACGTTTTGTTCTGGAACACTTGGATCTCTCACAGGCTGGAGTGGACGCTCTGGGGACATTCTATGCCGACCCGGTTCGGCCGGCCCATGTCAGAAGTGTTGACACTGGTGGAATCCCGCATCTCCGAAAGATAACATCGGTCTCCGTGCACAAGGCACCAGCAAACCTGATTCAGTTCTCAACCTCACGGGGAAAGAATCTCCTGGTAACCCCTGACCATGCCATGCTTGTCTGGGACGTCTCATATTTACGGAAAATAAGGGCTCTTGAGGTGAAAATAGGCGATGCAGTTCCTGTATGGGAATCTGGCGTGGTAATCAGTGACCGGATTGTATCCATCGATTATGTTCCCTGTGAGGATGAGCGGGTGTACTGCCTTACGGTTGATAGGGATCATAATGTAGTTGGAAACGGGATCTTCACCGGCCAGTGTGACGGTGATGAGGACTGTGTCATGCTGCTGCTGGATGGTCTGATTAACTTCTCCCGTTCATTTCTCCCGGTAACACGGGGTGGCTCGATGGATGCTCCTCTGGTCCTGACGAGCAGAATTGATCCGACTGAGATTGACAAGGAGAGTCATAATCTGGATGTCTGTGCGACGTACCCGATTGAGGTGTATGAGACCGCTCTCCGGTACGGGAATGCCAAGGATGTGGAGAGTCTGGTTGACCGGGTTGAGCGCCGGCTGAATACTCCTGCACAGATCGAGGGATTCTTCTTTACTCATGACACATCAGATATTTCTGCCGGCCCCCTGGAGACGATGTATACCCAGCTTCAGTCGATGCTGGACAAGCTTGACTGTGAACTCTCCCTTGCAAAGCGGATTCGAGCCGTAGATGAACACGATGTTGCAGAACGTGTCCTGAAGACCCATTTTATTCGCGATCTGCAGGGAAACCTCTCTGCCTTTTCAAAACAGAAATTCCGGTGCACCAAGTGTAATACCAGTTACCGCCGGATGCCTCTTGCCGGAAAATGCAAATGCGGCGGAAATATTATTCCAACTGTGCATGAAGGGTCGGTGAAGAAATATCTGCAGATGTCCAGGCAGATATGTGAAGAGTACAATATTACCGAATATACCCGTCAGCGGATAGAAGTAATAGACATGAATATCGAGTCCACATTCGGAGAAGAAAAGGTTGAACAGATGGGCCTTGCAGATTTCATGTAA
- a CDS encoding DnaJ domain-containing protein — protein sequence MPDPGESYYELLNVRRDASPEEITASYRKLAKVLHPDVCGSPEAEELFKVVNEAYQVLKDQKKREAYDISLLEAEGSDYGRYYSGGRRYRDPRTWYYAHLHQSYHPPRSSPDQETPKARRSSIPRILQVVLFYATLFMAIIILVQLFLLPWMNGIAASEARSLFEAGNRWMNEEEYQKAIESYGSAVERLPGFSDAWRAKGLAEIRKAEELSDRGFGTQAEPYYQSAIRSFNQAYPSFPEDVQVLSGIGKSLFALGRTEESVPYLKKSLEMRPGDSAIQTLLDQARLKGGLKGA from the coding sequence ATGCCTGATCCCGGGGAGTCATATTACGAGCTATTAAATGTCAGGCGGGATGCCTCACCCGAAGAGATTACGGCATCGTATAGAAAGCTGGCAAAGGTGCTTCATCCTGATGTATGCGGTAGTCCAGAGGCTGAAGAGTTATTCAAGGTCGTGAATGAGGCGTACCAGGTCTTAAAAGATCAGAAGAAACGGGAAGCATATGATATCTCCCTCCTGGAAGCGGAAGGATCAGACTATGGGCGGTATTACAGCGGAGGGAGGCGGTACCGGGATCCCCGGACCTGGTACTATGCCCATCTTCACCAGTCCTATCATCCGCCCCGCTCATCACCTGATCAGGAAACCCCTAAAGCCCGGAGATCATCTATCCCCCGAATCCTGCAGGTTGTTCTCTTTTATGCAACCCTGTTTATGGCCATTATCATTCTGGTCCAGCTCTTCCTCCTTCCCTGGATGAACGGAATAGCAGCATCTGAAGCGAGATCACTATTTGAGGCCGGGAACCGGTGGATGAATGAAGAGGAGTATCAGAAAGCGATTGAGAGTTATGGGAGTGCGGTCGAAAGGCTCCCCGGGTTTTCAGATGCCTGGCGGGCCAAGGGTCTTGCAGAGATAAGGAAGGCCGAGGAGTTGTCTGACAGAGGATTCGGGACCCAGGCTGAACCTTATTATCAGTCCGCGATCCGATCATTCAACCAGGCATATCCTTCTTTCCCTGAAGATGTTCAGGTTCTGTCAGGGATTGGCAAATCACTCTTTGCCCTTGGAAGAACAGAAGAATCAGTTCCCTATCTGAAGAAATCATTGGAGATGCGACCAGGTGATTCTGCCATTCAGACCCTCCTTGATCAGGCCCGGTTGAAAGGCGGACTGAAGGGAGCATGA